The following coding sequences lie in one Spinacia oleracea cultivar Varoflay chromosome 1, BTI_SOV_V1, whole genome shotgun sequence genomic window:
- the LOC110801718 gene encoding probable sugar phosphate/phosphate translocator At2g25520, which produces MNSKMGSSSASLSEGIIKKIILTYTYISIWLFFSFSVIIYNKYILDKKLYNWPFPITLTMIHMSFSSVLSIILVRVFKVVEPPLHMTKSLYISSVLPIGILFALSLWLSNSAYIYLSVSFIQMLKALMPVIVYSISVMLKKEGFRTNTMVNMVSISIGVGIAAYGEAKFDLYGVVLQLGALLFEATRLVLIQILLTSKGIQLNPITSLYYIAPCCLVFLTIPWLVVEFPILRQQIGGFEFDLVIFGTNSLIAFGLNLAVFLLVGKTSALTMNVAGVVKDWLLIGFSWSVIKDTVTPINLVGYLLAFMGVVYYNRVKFQSLKAAEAQKSEKKEGVDEINDEEIGKKLLLDDRDSNGVKKDDS; this is translated from the coding sequence aTGAATTCCAAAATGGGGTCTTCATCAGCTTCATTAAGCGAAGGGATCATAAAAAAGATCATCTTAACCTACACATACATCTCAATCTGGTTATTTTTCTCATTCAGTGTAATAATTTACAACAAATACATCCTGGATAAGAAGCTCTACAATTGGCCATTCCCAATTACACTAACAATGATTCACATGTCATTCTCTTCGGTGTTGTCGATAATCCTTGTTCGGGTTTTTAAAGTGGTCGAGCCTCCGTTACATATGACCAAATCGCTGTACATCTCCTCCGTGTTACCCATCGGAATATTGTTCGCGTTGTCGCTCTGGTTGTCGAACTCCGCCTACATTTACCTCTCTGTATCATTCATCCAAATGTTGAAAGCACTGATGCCTGTGATAGTGTACTCCATAAGTGTGATGTTGAAGAAAGAAGGGTTCAGGACAAACACGATGGTAAACATGGTTTCCATTTCGATTGGAGTCGGCATCGCGGCGTACGGCGAGGCTAAATTTGATTTATACGGTGTCGTTTTACAGTTGGGTGCATTGTTGTTTGaggcaaccagattggttttgATCCAAATTTTGCTGACCTCAAAGGGTATTCAGCTTAACCCAATTACTAGTTTATATTACATTGCCCCCTGTTGTTTGGTTTTCTTGACGATTCCTTGGTTGGTCGTGGAGTTTCCGATTTTGAGGCAACAAATTGGGGGTTTTGAGTTTGATTTAGTAATATTTGGGACTAATTCATTGATTGcatttgggttgaatttggcTGTTTTTCTTCTTGTTGGGAAAACATCAGCATTGACAATGAATGTGGCCGGTGTTGTTAAGGATTGGTTGTTGATTGGTTTCTCTTGGTCAGTGATCAAGGATACTGTAACTCCTATTAATCTGGTGGGTTATTTGTTGGCTTTTATGGGTGTTGTGTATTATAATCGGGTTAAGTTTCAGAGTTTGAAGGCTGCTGAAGCTCAGAAGAGTGAAAAGAAAGAAGGTGTTGATGAGATTAATGATGAGGAGATTGGGAAGAAGTTGTTGTTGGATGATAGAGATAGTAATGGTGTTAAGAAAGATGATTCTTAG